A window of the Miscanthus floridulus cultivar M001 chromosome 14, ASM1932011v1, whole genome shotgun sequence genome harbors these coding sequences:
- the LOC136504149 gene encoding ocs element-binding factor 1, with translation MSSSSLSPAAGRTSGSDGDSPAADTHRREKRRLSNRESARRSRLRKQQHLDELVQEVARLQAENARVAARAADIVSQYARVEQENTVLRARAAELGDRLRSVNEVLRIVEEFSGVAMDIQEEMLPADDPLLRPWQLPYPAAAMPIGAPHMLHY, from the coding sequence atgtcgtcgtcgtcgctgtCTCCGGCGGCGGGGAGGACGTCCGGGTCGGACGGGGACTCGCCAGCTGCGGACACGCACCGGCGCGAGAAGCGGCGGCTGTCGAACCGCGAGTCGGCGCGGCGGTCGCGGCTGCGGAAGCAGCAGCACCTGGACGAGCTGGTGCAGGAGGTGGCGCGCCTGCAGGCCGAGAACGCGCGCGTGGCCGCGCGCGCCGCTGACATCGTGTCCCAGTACGCGCGCGTCGAGCAGGAGAACACCGTgctccgcgcccgcgccgccgagcTCGGCGACCGCCTCCGCTCCGTCAACGAGGTGCTCCGCATCGTCGAGGAGTTCAGCGGCGTCGCCATGGACATCCAGGAGGAGATGTTGCCCGCCGACGACCCGCTGCTCCGCCCGTGGCAGCTGCCCTACCCCGCCGCCGCCATGCCCATCGGCGCCCCGCACATGCTCCACTACTGA